One segment of Actinomyces sp. 432 DNA contains the following:
- a CDS encoding NifB/NifX family molybdenum-iron cluster-binding protein — protein sequence MRDQTPGHRGIPGLADSVQPVAMTQAHTDPLTGPTSTVLIPVTADGEVEPRFGRAPRVAVVTASAGVITDWQEFEVGWDTAHDAGSHGAHHARIVRFLNEHRVDTIIATHMGGGMQRVVARMGLRLLGTPGGRARAAVVTALAAAESQGADPNDASQR from the coding sequence ATGAGGGACCAGACACCAGGGCACCGGGGTATACCGGGCCTCGCCGATAGCGTTCAACCTGTTGCCATGACGCAAGCGCATACGGATCCGCTCACTGGCCCAACTTCTACTGTCCTGATTCCGGTTACCGCGGACGGTGAGGTTGAGCCCAGGTTTGGTCGGGCGCCTCGCGTTGCGGTCGTGACTGCCTCCGCCGGGGTCATCACCGATTGGCAGGAGTTCGAGGTCGGCTGGGACACGGCCCATGACGCCGGCAGCCATGGAGCGCACCACGCGCGCATAGTCAGGTTCTTGAATGAGCACCGCGTGGACACCATCATTGCCACGCATATGGGTGGCGGCATGCAGCGGGTAGTGGCACGGATGGGCCTGCGGCTGCTGGGGACACCGGGCGGACGCGCCCGTGCCGCGGTCGTCACGGCCTTAGCGGCGGCGGAGTCCCAGGGCGCTGACCCTAACGACGCTAGCCAGCGATGA
- the ppgK gene encoding polyphosphate--glucose phosphotransferase has translation MTAVACGIDIGGSGIKGARVDLDTGEFVGDRIRIPTPQPATPDAVAEVCRQLVEGLGISANVPVGVAFPAPIVHGTVPFIANLDESWAGTDVNELMQRHLGRPVTALNDADAAGLAEVAFGAAKGVSGTVIVTTLGTGIGSAIIVDGTLVPNTELGHLEIDGYDAEKRASSGQRELQDLSWKKWAKRLQRYYSHLEMLFSPDLFVVGGGVSKKHDKFLPRLELKAPIVPAQLLNTAGIVGAAYQASRAAQQ, from the coding sequence ATGACTGCGGTGGCATGCGGGATCGATATTGGAGGATCGGGCATCAAGGGTGCCAGGGTCGATCTTGACACCGGCGAGTTCGTCGGCGATCGTATACGCATACCCACTCCTCAGCCGGCCACGCCGGACGCCGTAGCGGAAGTGTGCAGGCAGTTAGTTGAAGGACTCGGCATAAGCGCGAACGTCCCCGTAGGTGTCGCGTTTCCAGCTCCGATCGTGCACGGGACGGTTCCCTTCATCGCTAACTTGGACGAGTCTTGGGCCGGTACCGATGTCAATGAGTTGATGCAGCGGCACCTGGGTCGTCCGGTAACGGCATTGAACGACGCGGATGCCGCAGGACTAGCAGAGGTTGCCTTCGGCGCAGCCAAGGGCGTCAGCGGAACGGTCATAGTGACGACGCTCGGAACCGGCATCGGCTCGGCGATCATCGTCGACGGAACGCTCGTGCCGAATACCGAGCTCGGGCACCTCGAGATCGACGGCTACGATGCGGAGAAGCGCGCCTCGTCCGGGCAGCGCGAGCTACAAGACCTGTCATGGAAGAAGTGGGCCAAGCGGCTGCAGCGCTATTACTCACATCTGGAGATGCTGTTCTCGCCGGATCTGTTCGTGGTCGGCGGCGGCGTGTCGAAGAAGCACGATAAGTTCCTGCCGCGGCTCGAGCTCAAGGCGCCGATCGTGCCTGCGCAGCTGCTCAATACTGCCGGCATCGTGGGTGCGGCCTACCAGGCGAGCCGTGCGGCCCAGCAATAG
- a CDS encoding endonuclease III domain-containing protein, which produces MTPTAKTELGRTLPVRELLRLLSAELGKAPVWPAQTPFEYVCGIVLVQNTAWTNVERALDGLRAATGFEAEQLLRLTDAELTAFIRPAGFMRAKARSLRAFAAWMLSPEGRAAPTLDDDALRAALLELPGIGPESADVAALMVYGRRRFIFDTYGRRLLRQAGYAVGRDYETTRRTLEARIDAEGLSHSELVDLHGLIIEAGKRARAAGGWDVYGPMIGVGTV; this is translated from the coding sequence ATGACACCGACCGCCAAGACCGAGCTTGGCCGCACCCTGCCAGTCAGGGAGTTGCTGAGGCTGCTGAGCGCCGAATTGGGCAAGGCCCCGGTATGGCCCGCGCAGACTCCCTTCGAATACGTGTGCGGGATTGTGCTGGTACAGAACACAGCCTGGACGAATGTCGAGCGTGCCCTGGACGGGTTGCGAGCAGCCACCGGCTTCGAAGCCGAGCAGCTGCTGCGGCTGACCGACGCGGAGCTGACGGCGTTTATCCGCCCAGCCGGGTTCATGCGTGCCAAGGCACGCTCGCTGCGCGCCTTCGCGGCCTGGATGCTGTCCCCGGAGGGCCGGGCCGCGCCGACACTGGATGATGACGCCCTGCGCGCCGCATTACTGGAACTGCCCGGAATCGGTCCGGAAAGTGCTGACGTGGCGGCGCTGATGGTCTACGGCAGGCGTCGTTTTATCTTCGACACCTACGGGCGGCGCCTGCTACGACAGGCAGGCTATGCCGTCGGCCGCGATTACGAGACTACCCGGCGTACCCTTGAGGCCCGTATCGACGCCGAGGGACTCAGCCACAGTGAGCTGGTGGATCTCCACGGACTGATCATTGAGGCCGGCAAGCGCGCCCGGGCCGCAGGCGGCTGGGATGTCTACGGCCCCATGATCGGCGTTGGCACCGTGTAG
- a CDS encoding class I SAM-dependent methyltransferase yields MTAASGQRPERYWNHNAAFHDELVADAARRGGRVLDVGCGDGLLLERLAAVCDQAVGIEADANAAGRARSRLAGLPGAEVMRADVMDAGVIERLGSFDTVTCVAVLHHLPLDRGMERLGGLVAPGGRLLVIGLAADASAVDWALSALSVIPIRIASLLHHERRDIGVPTAPARESRREIRAAADRILPGARMRRRCYWRYSLVWDRPMGQSA; encoded by the coding sequence ATGACCGCGGCCTCTGGTCAGCGTCCTGAGCGCTACTGGAACCACAATGCCGCCTTCCATGACGAGCTTGTGGCCGATGCCGCCCGCCGCGGAGGGCGCGTGCTGGACGTGGGCTGCGGTGACGGACTGCTGCTGGAACGGCTAGCGGCCGTATGCGATCAGGCCGTTGGGATTGAGGCCGATGCGAATGCCGCCGGGCGCGCCCGCTCACGCCTGGCCGGACTCCCCGGGGCCGAGGTAATGCGGGCGGACGTGATGGACGCGGGTGTGATCGAGCGGCTCGGGTCATTCGACACCGTCACCTGCGTTGCGGTCCTGCACCACCTGCCGTTGGACAGGGGGATGGAGCGCCTGGGTGGCCTGGTCGCTCCCGGAGGCAGGCTCCTGGTCATCGGGCTGGCCGCCGACGCGTCAGCGGTCGACTGGGCGCTGAGCGCGCTGAGCGTAATCCCGATCCGGATCGCCAGCCTCCTTCACCATGAGCGGCGCGACATCGGAGTGCCGACGGCGCCGGCGCGTGAGTCGCGCCGGGAGATTCGCGCAGCCGCTGACCGGATCCTGCCGGGGGCTCGGATGCGCCGTCGCTGCTACTGGCGCTACTCACTGGTCTGGGACCGACCAATGGGGCAATCGGCATGA
- a CDS encoding DNA-3-methyladenine glycosylase → MRQSEPVEATARGDLAAVGALPANVADLLAGDSVDVAPQLLGAVLATRLPQGEVSVRLTEVEAYRGEADPGSHAYRGRTARNASMFAAAGAIYVYFTYGMHHCVNIVCGPSGVSRAVLLRGGEVTGGIELARRRRPTARSDRDLARGPARLCQALGLTRDDDGSRLGPPGSRIALELPGVGEAPEPGRIRTGPRTGVSGPGGDGAVYPWRFWLEGEPTVSPYQPARPRRRGGDAR, encoded by the coding sequence ATGAGGCAGTCGGAGCCGGTGGAGGCGACTGCCCGCGGGGACTTGGCGGCTGTGGGGGCTCTGCCCGCGAACGTGGCCGACCTGCTCGCTGGTGACTCGGTGGATGTGGCCCCGCAGCTGCTGGGCGCGGTGCTTGCCACGCGCCTGCCGCAGGGGGAGGTGTCTGTGCGGCTGACCGAGGTGGAGGCGTATAGGGGTGAGGCCGATCCGGGCTCCCACGCATACCGCGGCCGCACCGCGCGCAACGCCTCGATGTTTGCGGCCGCCGGTGCCATCTACGTCTACTTCACCTATGGCATGCACCACTGCGTGAATATCGTCTGCGGCCCTAGCGGCGTCTCGCGCGCCGTGCTGCTGCGCGGCGGCGAGGTGACAGGCGGAATCGAGCTGGCGCGCCGACGCCGCCCCACTGCTCGCAGCGACCGCGACCTTGCGCGCGGTCCGGCCCGCCTATGCCAGGCACTCGGCCTCACCCGGGACGACGACGGCTCCCGGCTCGGGCCGCCGGGCTCCCGCATTGCCCTGGAGCTGCCCGGCGTAGGCGAGGCTCCCGAGCCCGGCCGCATCCGCACCGGCCCGCGCACCGGCGTGTCCGGACCGGGCGGCGACGGTGCCGTCTACCCATGGCGCTTCTGGCTCGAGGGTGAGCCTACCGTCTCCCCCTACCAGCCCGCCCGGCCCCGCCGCCGGGGAGGGGACGCGCGATGA
- the argH gene encoding argininosuccinate lyase, with protein sequence MTSQPSPKPSAPQASTAPTGISLWGGRFTGGPADALAALSVSTHFDWRLARYDIAGSRAHARALRTAGLLSTAQLEGMLAALDRLEDDVVSGAFVPTPADEDVHTALERGLMERAGADLGGRLRAGRSRNDQIATLIRMYLRDQARHLAGLVLDVVDALIDQAAAAGEAIMPGRTHMQHAQPVLVAHQLLAHAWPLMRDVERLEDWDARAAVSPYGSGALAGNTLGLDPDAVAAELGFDAACENSIDGTSARDTVAEMSFVLAMTAVDVSRLAEEVIIWNTKEFDFVTLDDSFSTGSSIMPQKKNPDVAELARGKAGRLIGDLAGLLATLKALPLAYDRDLQEDKEPVFDAVDTLAVLLPAVSGMVATMRLNYDRMAALAPQGFSLATDIAEWLVKQGVPFREAHEISGACVQVCEQRGIELWELTDADFAAVDPRLTPQVRTVLSTAGSAAARAGHGGTAPVRVVEQLARAIEHSAELRVFSWEGSLLDGSTGPVADAGDAAEA encoded by the coding sequence ATGACGAGTCAGCCCAGCCCCAAACCCTCCGCCCCGCAAGCCTCCACGGCTCCCACCGGTATCAGCCTGTGGGGCGGCCGCTTCACCGGCGGTCCCGCCGATGCCCTGGCAGCCCTGTCGGTGTCCACCCACTTCGACTGGCGCCTGGCCCGCTATGACATCGCCGGCTCGCGTGCGCACGCCCGCGCCCTGCGCACCGCCGGACTGCTCAGCACCGCCCAGCTGGAGGGTATGCTCGCCGCCTTGGACCGGCTGGAGGACGACGTCGTCTCCGGAGCGTTCGTCCCTACTCCCGCGGATGAGGACGTGCATACCGCGCTGGAACGCGGTCTGATGGAACGTGCCGGCGCGGACCTGGGCGGAAGGCTGCGCGCGGGCCGCTCCCGCAACGACCAGATCGCCACCCTGATCCGCATGTACCTGCGCGACCAGGCGCGGCACCTGGCCGGGCTCGTGCTCGACGTCGTCGACGCGCTTATCGACCAGGCCGCGGCGGCGGGCGAGGCCATCATGCCGGGCCGCACTCACATGCAGCACGCCCAGCCGGTGCTGGTCGCCCACCAGCTACTGGCGCACGCCTGGCCGCTGATGCGCGACGTCGAACGGCTTGAGGACTGGGACGCGCGCGCGGCCGTCAGCCCCTACGGCTCCGGTGCGCTGGCCGGCAACACGCTCGGACTCGATCCCGACGCCGTCGCCGCCGAGCTGGGCTTCGACGCCGCCTGCGAGAACTCCATTGACGGTACCTCCGCGCGCGACACGGTCGCCGAGATGTCCTTCGTCCTGGCCATGACGGCGGTGGATGTCTCCCGCCTGGCGGAGGAGGTCATCATCTGGAATACCAAGGAGTTCGACTTCGTCACGCTGGACGACTCCTTCTCTACGGGTTCCTCCATCATGCCGCAGAAGAAGAACCCCGATGTCGCCGAGCTCGCCCGCGGCAAGGCCGGCCGCCTCATTGGCGACCTGGCTGGGCTGCTGGCCACCCTCAAGGCCCTGCCCCTCGCCTACGACCGTGACCTGCAGGAGGACAAGGAACCCGTCTTCGACGCCGTCGACACCCTCGCCGTACTGCTGCCCGCAGTGTCCGGTATGGTCGCCACGATGCGCCTTAACTATGACCGCATGGCGGCGCTGGCCCCGCAGGGCTTCTCCCTGGCAACCGATATCGCCGAGTGGCTGGTCAAGCAGGGGGTTCCCTTCCGCGAGGCGCACGAGATCTCCGGTGCCTGCGTGCAGGTCTGTGAGCAGCGCGGAATCGAGCTGTGGGAGCTGACCGACGCGGACTTCGCCGCCGTCGATCCGCGGCTGACGCCGCAGGTGCGCACGGTCCTGTCGACGGCCGGCTCGGCGGCGGCCCGGGCTGGCCATGGCGGTACGGCCCCGGTGCGTGTGGTCGAGCAGTTGGCCCGCGCCATTGAGCACTCCGCCGAGCTGCGGGTCTTCTCCTGGGAGGGCTCGCTGCTGGATGGCTCCACCGGCCCGGTGGCCGATGCCGGTGACGCCGCAGAGGCGTAG
- a CDS encoding O-antigen ligase family protein, translated as MLDLWEEHTILGWGWIMYWVPWLPVFATLVVRPDGTPTMSAHNAYIEALFQTGVVGAALVVVLVLLLLFRSFRLALRNIDSDASVLLPALVMTALTVQSFTESRLLSEGNWVVVCALGTWLGLHRLYEHSREGAPSAAAGGGATSETRAPVHASGRLTPAQPHTS; from the coding sequence GTGCTGGACCTGTGGGAGGAGCACACGATCCTCGGCTGGGGGTGGATCATGTACTGGGTGCCCTGGCTGCCCGTATTCGCCACCCTTGTAGTGCGCCCGGACGGCACTCCCACAATGAGTGCCCACAACGCCTACATCGAGGCACTGTTCCAGACCGGTGTGGTGGGGGCGGCACTCGTTGTGGTGCTGGTGCTGCTGCTCCTGTTCCGCTCCTTTCGGCTCGCTCTGCGCAACATTGACTCCGATGCCTCGGTGCTGCTGCCGGCGCTGGTCATGACGGCACTGACGGTGCAGTCCTTCACCGAGTCCCGTCTACTCAGCGAGGGCAACTGGGTGGTCGTCTGCGCGCTGGGCACCTGGCTGGGTCTGCATCGCCTGTACGAGCACAGTCGGGAGGGCGCGCCTTCTGCTGCCGCCGGTGGCGGCGCCACCTCCGAGACCCGGGCGCCGGTCCACGCCTCGGGCCGGCTCACACCTGCTCAGCCCCATACGTCATGA
- a CDS encoding argininosuccinate synthase produces the protein MSKHQDRVVLAYSGGLDTSVAIGWIGEQTGREVVTVAVDVGQGGEDLEVIRQRALDCGAVEAYVADARDEFAEEYCMPALKANALYEGKYPLVSALSRPVIAKHLVRAAREFGASTVAHGCTGKGNDQVRFEVAITSMAPDMNCISPVRDLALTRDVAIEYAEKHDLPIETTKHNPFSIDQNVWGRAIETGFLEDLWNAPTKDVYVYTDDPTYPPLPDEVVIHFEQGIPTAIDGKPVTPLEAIQELNRRAGAQGVGRIDMVEDRLVGIKSREIYEAPGAVALIEAHQALESVTLERLQRRYKRQMEQAWSDLVYEAQWYSPLKRSMDAFIEDTQHYVTGDIRMVLHGGRATVNGRRTDTGLYDFNLATYETGDTFDQSSSRGFIEIYGMQSKLAAARDVRLGRGVSF, from the coding sequence ATGAGCAAGCACCAGGACCGTGTTGTCCTCGCCTACTCCGGGGGCCTGGACACCTCCGTAGCCATCGGCTGGATCGGTGAGCAGACCGGCCGCGAGGTCGTCACCGTGGCCGTGGACGTCGGTCAGGGCGGGGAGGACTTGGAGGTGATTCGCCAGCGGGCCCTCGACTGCGGCGCCGTGGAGGCCTACGTGGCGGATGCGCGCGATGAGTTCGCCGAGGAGTACTGCATGCCCGCCTTGAAGGCCAATGCGTTGTACGAGGGCAAGTACCCGCTGGTATCGGCCCTATCCCGACCGGTTATCGCCAAGCACCTGGTGCGCGCCGCCCGCGAGTTCGGCGCCAGCACTGTTGCCCACGGCTGCACCGGCAAGGGCAATGACCAGGTGCGCTTCGAGGTCGCGATCACCTCGATGGCCCCGGACATGAACTGCATCTCCCCGGTTCGCGACCTGGCCCTGACCCGGGACGTCGCCATCGAGTACGCCGAGAAGCACGACCTGCCGATCGAGACCACCAAGCACAACCCCTTCTCCATCGACCAGAACGTGTGGGGCCGCGCCATTGAGACCGGGTTCCTGGAGGACCTGTGGAACGCCCCCACCAAGGACGTCTACGTCTACACCGATGATCCCACTTACCCGCCGCTGCCCGATGAGGTCGTCATCCACTTCGAGCAGGGCATTCCCACCGCGATCGACGGGAAGCCGGTGACCCCGCTGGAGGCGATTCAGGAGCTCAACCGGCGCGCCGGCGCCCAGGGCGTGGGACGTATCGACATGGTCGAGGACCGACTGGTCGGTATCAAGTCCCGGGAGATCTACGAGGCGCCCGGGGCAGTGGCGCTGATTGAGGCGCATCAGGCCCTGGAGTCAGTCACCCTGGAGCGCCTCCAGCGCCGCTACAAGCGGCAGATGGAGCAGGCCTGGAGCGACCTGGTCTACGAGGCCCAGTGGTACTCCCCGCTCAAGCGCTCCATGGACGCCTTCATCGAGGACACCCAGCACTACGTGACCGGAGACATCCGCATGGTCCTGCACGGGGGACGGGCCACCGTTAACGGCCGCCGCACCGACACGGGTCTGTACGACTTCAACCTGGCCACCTACGAGACCGGGGATACCTTCGACCAGTCCTCCTCGCGCGGCTTCATCGAGATCTACGGCATGCAGTCAAAGCTCGCCGCCGCACGCGACGTGCGCCTGGGTCGAGGCGTATCCTTCTGA
- a CDS encoding arginine repressor: MSTVPGVPALEGAGTPPTKAARHALITRILSHERIRSQAELREALARRGVSTTQATLSRDLVELRATKVRGAGGTQVYAVPEAGAPGQVSPVGGNAESLTEHTTARLARWCADLVVTAEWAGNQLVLRTPAGAAQLLASALDDAMLPGVLGCIAGDDTVLVITRSEAVAADVAAHLLSLAGPGPHG; this comes from the coding sequence ATGAGCACCGTGCCCGGCGTGCCCGCGCTCGAGGGCGCAGGCACGCCTCCCACCAAGGCGGCGCGCCACGCCCTGATCACCCGGATACTCAGTCATGAGCGCATTCGTTCCCAGGCGGAGTTGCGCGAGGCGCTGGCCCGCCGCGGGGTGAGCACAACGCAGGCGACGCTGTCTCGCGACCTGGTCGAGCTGCGCGCCACTAAAGTGCGCGGGGCCGGCGGCACCCAGGTCTATGCCGTGCCCGAGGCGGGTGCACCGGGGCAGGTCTCTCCCGTAGGGGGCAACGCCGAGTCCTTGACCGAGCACACGACCGCGCGGCTGGCACGTTGGTGCGCGGACCTGGTGGTCACGGCCGAGTGGGCCGGTAATCAACTGGTCCTGCGCACCCCGGCGGGGGCGGCCCAACTGCTGGCCAGCGCCCTCGACGACGCGATGCTGCCGGGTGTGCTCGGCTGCATAGCTGGAGACGACACGGTCCTGGTAATCACCCGTTCCGAGGCGGTGGCGGCCGATGTGGCGGCACACCTGCTGTCCCTGGCCGGGCCGGGACCCCACGGCTGA
- the argB gene encoding acetylglutamate kinase has protein sequence MTTTLPASLTPTQKASVLLEAMPWLRAYKGATIVIKYGGNAMVDDTLKRAFAQDVLFLHQVGLRPVVVHGGGPQISAMLARLGIESEFRGGLRVTTPEVMDVVRMVLTGGVQRELVSLLNEAGSAAVGISGEDGGLLRARQRLATVDGESVDVGLVGDVVEVDPRSVIELLDQGRIPVVSSVAPLVADATTVLNVNADTAAAALAVALKAQKLIVLTDVEGLYSNWPEKDSLVSRIGADALEALLPELSSGMVPKMEACLRAVRGGVGQAHVVDGRQPHSMLLEIVTDDGVGTVVHPDVIPQSRTKGGATL, from the coding sequence ATGACCACTACGCTCCCCGCTTCGCTGACGCCCACCCAGAAGGCCTCCGTACTGCTGGAGGCCATGCCCTGGCTGCGTGCCTACAAGGGCGCCACCATCGTCATCAAGTACGGCGGCAACGCCATGGTCGATGACACCCTCAAGCGGGCCTTCGCCCAGGACGTGCTCTTCCTGCACCAGGTGGGCCTGCGCCCCGTCGTGGTCCACGGAGGCGGCCCCCAGATCAGCGCCATGCTGGCCCGCCTAGGCATCGAGTCCGAGTTCAGGGGCGGCCTGCGCGTGACCACCCCGGAGGTCATGGACGTGGTGCGCATGGTGCTCACCGGGGGAGTGCAACGGGAGCTGGTGAGCCTGCTCAACGAGGCCGGGTCCGCCGCCGTCGGCATCTCCGGCGAGGACGGCGGCCTGCTGCGGGCGCGCCAGCGCCTGGCCACAGTGGACGGTGAGAGCGTCGATGTGGGCCTTGTGGGCGACGTGGTCGAGGTGGATCCGCGCTCGGTGATCGAGTTGCTCGACCAGGGACGTATCCCGGTGGTGTCCTCGGTCGCCCCGCTGGTCGCCGACGCCACCACCGTGCTGAACGTCAATGCCGACACCGCCGCGGCCGCCCTGGCAGTCGCGCTGAAGGCGCAGAAGCTCATCGTGCTCACCGACGTGGAGGGCCTGTACTCCAACTGGCCGGAGAAGGACTCGCTGGTCTCCCGCATCGGCGCCGATGCCCTGGAGGCCCTCCTGCCGGAACTGTCCAGTGGGATGGTGCCCAAGATGGAGGCCTGCCTGCGGGCCGTGCGCGGCGGCGTCGGCCAGGCCCACGTGGTTGACGGACGCCAGCCCCACTCCATGCTGCTGGAGATCGTTACCGACGACGGCGTCGGCACCGTGGTCCACCCCGACGTCATTCCGCAGTCCCGCACGAAAGGAGGTGCCACGCTGTGA
- the argC gene encoding N-acetyl-gamma-glutamyl-phosphate reductase: MTWTAAVAGATGYAGGEVLRLLAAHPDIEIGAVTANSSVGTSLGQHHPHLVTLADREVAPTDTAHLAGHDVVVLALPHGVSGAVTAALEEAPGATPVLVDCGADHRLTDAAAWERFYGTDYAGAWTYGMPELLHAGESVASTQREHLAATRRIAVPGCNVTAVTLAAQPGIAAGLIDPGRLNAVLAVGYSGAGKALKPHLTASEALGSAQPYAVGGTHRHIPEIIQNLQVAGAAPGSVRLSFTPVLVPMSRGILATVTAPVTAAVTRSDRPDAVLREAWERAYGPTGRGERLIHLLPEGVWPVTGAVAGSGLATVQVGYDAAAGVAVIICAIDNLGKGTASAAVQSLNLALGLPEVTGVVTEGVAP; the protein is encoded by the coding sequence GTGACATGGACAGCAGCGGTCGCTGGAGCGACCGGGTACGCAGGCGGAGAGGTGCTGCGCCTCCTCGCCGCACATCCCGATATCGAGATCGGCGCCGTGACGGCAAACTCATCGGTCGGCACAAGCCTGGGGCAGCACCACCCCCACCTGGTCACCCTGGCGGACAGGGAAGTAGCCCCGACCGACACCGCGCACCTGGCCGGGCATGACGTAGTCGTGCTGGCGCTGCCGCACGGCGTCTCGGGAGCGGTTACTGCGGCCTTGGAGGAGGCTCCGGGCGCCACACCGGTTCTTGTGGACTGCGGGGCCGACCACCGTCTCACCGACGCCGCCGCCTGGGAGCGGTTCTACGGAACCGACTATGCCGGCGCCTGGACCTACGGCATGCCTGAGCTGCTGCACGCCGGCGAGTCCGTGGCCAGCACTCAGCGCGAGCATCTGGCCGCCACCCGGCGGATCGCGGTGCCCGGCTGCAATGTCACCGCCGTGACCCTGGCCGCACAACCCGGCATCGCCGCCGGACTCATTGACCCGGGCCGGCTGAACGCCGTGCTGGCGGTGGGTTACTCCGGTGCCGGAAAGGCGCTCAAGCCCCACCTGACCGCCTCCGAGGCCCTCGGCTCAGCCCAGCCCTACGCGGTGGGTGGCACCCACCGGCACATCCCCGAGATCATCCAGAACCTCCAGGTCGCCGGCGCCGCCCCGGGCTCCGTGCGCCTGTCCTTCACCCCCGTGCTGGTGCCCATGAGCCGCGGCATTCTAGCCACCGTCACCGCGCCGGTCACCGCGGCCGTGACGCGCAGCGACCGTCCCGACGCCGTGCTGCGCGAGGCCTGGGAGCGAGCCTACGGCCCTACCGGTCGGGGCGAGAGGCTCATCCACCTGCTGCCCGAGGGCGTCTGGCCGGTCACCGGCGCCGTGGCCGGCTCCGGCCTGGCCACCGTGCAGGTCGGTTACGACGCCGCCGCCGGCGTGGCCGTGATCATCTGCGCCATCGACAACCTCGGCAAGGGCACCGCCTCGGCAGCTGTACAGTCCCTCAACCTCGCCCTCGGCCTGCCTGAGGTCACGGGTGTCGTCACCGAAGGAGTCGCCCCGTGA
- a CDS encoding flavodoxin domain-containing protein, with the protein MKILLTSSSRHGSTDEVGAVIAQELRAAGHDVDQAHPEDITDVSGYDAFVLGSAVYMTRWTPQAIDFTERFREELKSHPVWAFSVGLSGLPKGKVSDPHRIGPVLLSIDPEDHVTFAGRFDPSALTLRERSIARMGGASEGDFRNLDTVRAWSKSIIEALATR; encoded by the coding sequence ATGAAGATCCTGCTCACCTCCTCATCCCGGCATGGCTCTACCGACGAGGTCGGCGCGGTGATCGCGCAGGAGCTGCGCGCCGCCGGCCACGACGTGGATCAGGCCCACCCTGAGGACATTACCGATGTCTCCGGATACGACGCCTTCGTGCTGGGAAGCGCCGTTTACATGACGCGCTGGACACCGCAGGCCATCGACTTCACCGAGCGCTTCCGCGAGGAGCTCAAGTCCCATCCCGTGTGGGCATTCTCGGTGGGCTTATCCGGCCTGCCCAAGGGCAAGGTGTCCGACCCGCACCGCATCGGCCCCGTACTGCTGTCCATCGACCCGGAGGACCACGTCACCTTCGCGGGGCGCTTCGACCCCTCGGCACTGACCCTGAGGGAGCGCTCGATCGCACGCATGGGCGGCGCCTCCGAGGGGGACTTCCGCAACCTTGACACGGTGCGCGCCTGGTCCAAGTCGATCATTGAGGCTCTGGCCACGCGCTGA